One Spinacia oleracea cultivar Varoflay chromosome 4, BTI_SOV_V1, whole genome shotgun sequence DNA segment encodes these proteins:
- the LOC110779729 gene encoding uncharacterized protein: protein MPTKQELWNCNGSGSMILYVNGFKSPSPMTFSTIFSIRMTAQDVWTRLVHLFQENKSARALYLDTQFTNTKLDQFSGVKPYCTRIKVLSDHLRNVGAHVFEDLMVLRVLQGISAEYKSFRNDVQHRVPMPPFEEVRTMLEFEEESLAEGPIDTGSDTPLFNSHFDNAVNVS, encoded by the coding sequence ATGCCGACAAAGCAGGAGCTGTGGAACTGCAATGGCAGCGGCTCGATGATATTGTACGTCAATGGATTTAAATCACCATCTCCAATGACCTTCTCAACAATATTCTCAATCAGGATGACTGCTCAAGATGTGTGGACTCGGTTGGTGCACTTATTTCAAGAAAACAAGTCTGCTAGGGCACTTTACCTTGACACCCAATTCACCAACACGAAGTTGGACCAATTCTCCGGTGTCAAACCTTACTGCACCCGCATCAAAGTCCTATCTGACCACCTTCGAAACGTGGGGGCACATGTTTTTGAGGATCTTATGGTGCTTCGCGTACTGCAAGGCATCTCTGCTGAATATAAATCTTTCCGTAACGACGTCCAACACCGGGTTCCTATGCCTCCCTTTGAGGAGGTGCGCACAATGCTGGAATTTGAAGAAGAGTCACTCGCCGAGGGTCCCATTGATACAGGTTCGGATACTCCTCTTTTCAATTCCCATTTTGATAATGCAGTGAATGTTAGTTAG
- the LOC110779730 gene encoding uncharacterized protein isoform X4, whose product MQDILGVGKTKWGEIVKNAEACKLTDQLYWYNDYASGDNLVLDCAFNIKSVTFCGQTSQLYESLDFTQKEKAGKLRIAAYDKRNELPILEDSTNLVQAGPAYLSNVQQQVQEEQQQIVTSTTASVQNSGFSDGNYTSFANENLPLQVTDYEQEFSISMTAESGGLSSYPSYIGMQFIHENQEQRFSIPSLDSRQGFPFLISFLRLSS is encoded by the exons ATGCAAGAT ATTCTTGGTGTTGGTAAAACAAAGTGGGGTGAAATAGTAAAAAATGCTGAAGCGTGCAAGTTAACCGACCAGCTTTATTGGTACAATGATTATGCATCAGGGGATAATCTTGTGTTAGATTGTGCCTTCAACATTAAAAGCGTTACATTCTGCGGTCAAACAAGCCAGCTCTATGAATCCCTTGACTTTACTCAGAAG GAAAAGGCTGGTAAACTGAGGATAGCTGCATATGATAAACGAAATGAGCTTCCAATTTTGGAAGACTCTACCAATCTAGTTCAAGCAGGACCCGCATACCTATCTAATGTTCAACAACAGGTACAAGAAGAGCAACAGCAAATCGTAACCTCTACAACAGCATCAGTACAAAATTCTGGTTTTTCTGAT GGAAATTATACAAGTTTTGCAAATGAAAACTTGCCTCTTCAGGTTACAGATTATGAGCAAGAGTTTTCGATATCAATGACAGCTGAATCTGGTGGTTTATCTTCCTATCCCTCCTACATTGGTATGCAGTTTATACATGAAAATCAAG AGCAAAGGTTTTCCATTCCATCACTAGACAGTAGACAGGGGTTTCCATTCCTTATCTCCTTCCTTCGGCTTTCTTCTTGA